The following is a genomic window from Carassius gibelio isolate Cgi1373 ecotype wild population from Czech Republic chromosome B7, carGib1.2-hapl.c, whole genome shotgun sequence.
CACAACCCCATGGGACTTTGTAACTGGATATGATGCACCCCTTTGAGTGGAAAGCACTCAACCTCTCAAGAGAGCAAATGTAATGGAAACCATTAGGTGGAAGAGGGCAGGCCAAAGGAGGGCAAATGGGGGGCTGGGCTACATTCATTCACCAGGGTCTCCACATTGAGGGATCAGCTCCTGGAAAGAAAGGGGGGAGGGCCGATCGTGCTGGAGTCTGAGGGGAAGGAGACCTGGGGGGAGAGGACTGTTCGCGTGGTCTCTCTCTATTCGGTGGGACTCTGGGAGAGTGAGTGGGGCTGGAGGGTGGGGAAGGAATTGGAGGGGTGTGCAGGTGGAAAGGACGGGGGTGTAAGGAGGCCAGGTTTAGAGGGGATTGGGTAGGGGATAGAGGAAGAGGGCTAGGGGTGACAGCAGAACTTGTGCCGCCGGCCTCAGTGCTGACATGGGGAAGAGATTTCAGCAAGTGGTTTAGCAGACGAGCACCCAGAGTCTTGTCCATCCCAGGGCAACTCAGGAGCAGGTTGTGCACCTCATGCATGCATTGAATATAACCGCTACTGTATCTTTGTCGAGACTCAAACCCAGTGCCTGGACTGATGCTACCGCctggaaataaaatataatttaaccaTGGGAGTGATTTGACCTCATGTAAACAATCATGAAATTACGTTTAAAGACCAGTAgggtttgtttgtatgtttgaaaTAATACTAACCTCAAATACGTGTGAAAAAAAAGGTAAGATATGATTTTAGGATAGTCTAACCTGAACCTCTCTGAAGATTCTCCATGTGCTGGACTGTTATCTCAAGAACATCTGCCTTCTCCAATTTAGATTGCTGAGGAAAaggtgagaattttttttttatatacaactacttttttaattattatttattttaatacaaaataataaaataagtaaaataaatgtattaggtatatatatatatatatatatatatatatatatatatatatatatatatatatatatatatatatatatatatatatatatattattattattattattattattattattattattattaaaatgattgctTATCTGGGTCACTTACATCCAAATTGTAGGCATCCACCATAATACCCTTTAGCTGCTCAAGGCTTGAGTTTATCCTCTCTCTGCGTTTCTTCTCTATCAAGGGTTTCCGCAGCTAAAATGATAAACAAGACAGTTTTAGGGTGTATGAAATATTCATTAGACATCCTCAACCGATTCATTAGCACACATTTGACAACACGTGCCAGTTCTGTAAGGTGAATGTCTGAGGtgtgaaatattaattgtatatcccaaattattatttgcatgtCAGTATGTTAACATAACTAGGCATATACTTGAGATTTGAGCActgaatgaggaaaaaaaacatgctatttaaaatgtattttcacttATAAGGTAACCTACTTATAAAATCTAAAACTAAGATACTATATACACTGTGGAAATAATATTGAGATTAGCAAAACAGATACATTGTTTTATTAAACagagctatatatttttttcaatttagctTTTATCTTTTCCAATTCATTCTACGTTCTTATATTTATATCGCTTTCTATATGTATCCCGCTTTGAAATAGTTAATAGTTGTATAcatgaaaacaacacaaaattacgaTAATGGCACTACCTTTCGCTCTTCTTTTGCGTTGAAATTCTTCTCCGGACCATTGCCGATGTTAGAGGCCGTCATTTTTCTGCCGATCAGGGATTTTTAGAAACCTTTCGCTTTCCCACGACTATTTACGAAACTAGAGTTTGCAGTGGGGTAAACTTGATAAATCTTGAAACTAAACAGGGTCGCTTAACCTCGTTTAACAAGTACTCACGCTCCCCACCAAAACTCCACCCACCGAAATTACCATGACAATACATGGGTGCTTTTTACTGCACAATTTCCCACAGTCTCGGGTTTGGCTTATTAAATACCACGAATCCCACGTTCCACGCATAGTGCTGGTGCACTGAGATGAAGcaagagttcaaaagtttgttcaGAAGTGATTCAGTCAGTAAGTTAAACAGAATTGACTCAGTTGAAAAATGAAAGTGTCTCTCACTTTAGCGACTACTAACACCAAAGTAAAAAGTGATTTCTCCAAGAAAAGGATGCACATCATGATTTCATTGTCCCGGTTAATTCTGTGCATAGTGCATTAGTGCATAGCCTATAGGTTAGTGTATTAAATGAACTGGGATGCGTTTGAAACATCTTTTTTACTGCTGAATTCCAGGCGCGATGCTTTCATAATATGCGAGCAAAAACAAGAATGAGTTTACGATAGGTACTCCAACAAAGACAGAGGATGGTAAAGGCTGGAGGATGGTAGCGTGCAACAATAGCAAAGAAATCttagtttttagtgttttcaCAGTAGGAGAACTACTATTATCTCTTAGTTTCCCACCCCTTCTTCCATAACCCGCGACCCTTCCCCTTTACCCCCTTCTCTGTTGTTCTTTTCACCTACGGGACGGGGACGGGCACACTCCACTGAAGCACGCCGAGATCTCTCTTTCTGCTATTGTCTGGCAATAATGACCCTCAGTCAACGGAATAATAGACAGGGTGCCAAATCCCTAATGGCCATCTTAAACTCTTCAGCAACCCAGATAAAAACACATCCATAACATCTCGCTTTCCAAATAACTGCTTATAAAGGAGAGTTGAATaaatagaataagaatagaatAGCTGTGGTATTGTGTCTACAGTATCTATTTTTGGATAAATCGAGATTCATTTATAGACAAATAATATGATAGGCTATTATAAGTACTAAATAGGCTATATGCATAATGAACAAGAGCCGTTGCAATGAAACCAAAATCATAGGCTATCGTGATTATGATCATGTCTGACAATGAATTGATCATTCATCAACGCGTACGAAAGACAAATTTGTTCAATTTCCCAAGtgtttaaagtaaaatatttgatttaaccTACCACTAGGGGGTGCTCAATTTACAACAATAATGGAGTGCAAACTCAAGAACTTCTGCGGATGCTCAGGTAGGCCTTTCTGTCATGTAGGAATAAGGTTGGGGGTTTCACACTGActcttgtttttatatatattgacgCGATTCATATATACAACCACTTACATGCATCAAGTAaataatatatgtgaccctggaccacaaaaccagtcatacggGTCAATTTAtcgaaactgagatttatacataatgaataaataagctttccatttataTATGTTTGGTTAGGATTAGGCAATTTGGCCgtgataaaactatttgaaaatcaaaaatcgcctttaaagttgtctaaatgaagtGCAGTGCATTTTACTAATCCAAaaataggttttgatatatttacagtagaaaattgactaaatatcttcatggaacatcatGTTTAATTAATGTCCTAATGttttttgggtaacactttaaaataaggttcataGTTAGGAAAACTACATGTCCTAcatctttgttcatgttgatTGCATACATGATTAAcatcttgttaacattagttaatgcgcTGTTAACCAACAATGAacatctgtatttttattaactcacTTTAGCGAAGTTCATGTTAGTTTATTCATTAACTAATGttttaactaatgaaccttattgtaaagtgttaccttttttggcataaaagaaaaatcaataattttgacccatacaatatatctttgtctattgctataaatatacctcagcgactggttttgtggtgcgGGGACACATATAGCCTAATGTAGCAAGTGGCGTGCATGAGCTACTGTTCGGCCACAGAACGGTGTTGTGTAATATTCGGTTCCCGTGGGTGGAGTTTACTTGAATAGTCTTTGGTTCCTCTGTTGTGGGCGTGTccgtgaaacaactgaaaatgtactctccACAAATCGCTGCATGTTTAATGGATTATTTTGAATAGGTAATGAATTGTTAGGCATTGAATCATTAATGGCAACAGTGTCAAAATAATGTTTGTGTAATATGATAAATCGTCTGTAAGCTGTTTTGCTTTGGTTGATTACAGATACACAGCGAAACAATGAGCGAATAACCTGCTAACATTGGGTaatatagtttctttttttttctttttttatgtgtttagctttttatacatttaatttgtagGGCATTAGTTGTTGTTTGAGTAGTTTGATTAACCAATAGTTCGGTTTTTGGTGACTAATACCACGTGTTCACAAGCCAACAATGCGTGAAACTAATATCTGTCGTcatctaataaaaataaacgtgtcacctaataaatatagctataAGTTAGCTATCCtgtgtcatttataaaaaaaatgttttgattgtgtttCTGTTACCTAAATAAGCCACATACATAGCGATACATTTTTTTCGTgcgtttaaaattttaatatcgTTATCATTATAATTCGTAAGTGATTTTAATACAGTAAAAGGATTGATCTGATGCAGCAGCTACTCCACGAATATTATTTTGACATTTGGATAAGAAATCATGTCTCATCATCACCAatgttataatgtaataatacacTTACTTACTTTTGCTTTGCTTCATTCCACATGCATACTTTCACACCACTTTCCTTGTCTTTTTAGTTTGAGTTATATTCATAAAGCAATAACTTCTACACGTGTCATAGTGACATTTAATGAATGTAACTTATACTTATGTGATACAATATAATTGTTGAGCataattttaaacagtaaaaataaaacacttactaaaaaGATAACATGTTTGAGAATGACTCAGGATGctgacatcatttttattaggCCACAGATATATTTGTAGTGGTTTGTTTGAGTAGCACAGGCTACTCAAATCAagctactaaaaataaatatatataggtatatatatatatatatatatatatatatatatatatatataggtatatatgtataggtatatatgtatatatgtgtgtgtgtacatatatatatatatatatatatatatatatatatatatatatatatatatatatatatatatatatatatgtatatatataaagctaaacACACTAAAGGGTAAAAACTAGATAGGTTATATACTTATtgattgtttttctgtgtgcctgCAATCAATCAAGCAAAATGTTACAGACAGTTTATCATATTACACAAACTATGCATTGTTTTGGCACTGTTGCTGTAAATGCTAATTAATGTAACATTGACACCTCATTACCTgttcaaaataatacattaaacaaGTAGCGATTTGAGGAGCATGCACTGATATTTTCAGTACCATTCGTTTGCATGTTGTTTCGAGGAAAAGTCCACAACAGAGGAACTAATGACTATTCACATAAACTCCACCCACGGGAACAGTTTTTTCAGAGAAAACAAATATCACACAACACTGATCTCGAGTCCCATTGAGGAGCTTAGGTCACTGTGCTTCTGAAATTAGATAGTGTGCTTTAGCCTTCATGAACACCTGTCTTGACACATGTTTTGTGCAGTCCTTTGTGATGATTATCTCTATCATGTCAGTCAGTTGCATTTTTGAGATATATATGTCAGTCCCGAAAATTTCCAGGTTGTAGACcaagttttatttgttaattcAGAATAGATCACATGTATCCAAGAAAGCGCAGAAAGAGCGCTCCATTTATAATATCATTCTCGCTATCCCAGAAAATTCCAttataaaataatgtcttatttacAACTACACATTACTCAAAACAAAACTCCTACGTTTTGTTAGGTTGGTGAATTCTGACTAAACGAAATTGGTCTAATTGGTCATACTTtccttttgttgtttgtttttgtttacagtgGCCTGGGTTGACAACTTTTGAGTTTAACGTTGagttttcacacagcaggttggttgggggttatttatttatttattgtatttaatatatatttatttaccaaAATCTAAAACACCTGTCGGCAGAGCTTTGTCGACATCTGGACCTAAGATACATAGTAGTTAATGTcatagtagttttttttattacatgaaaaTTCTAATATTTTTCTATTAGTCTGCATTGCATCTATTTTGAGAAAGTGAATCGAAAATGAAACTTTGCTGCTTGGATATGGTCACTAGCAACAtggaaaacaaaacttttattcaaaTTCTGAATAGATTATATCTAACCTAGAAAGTGCGCAAATAGCCCTTActttataataactaataatgtGTCACTTATTAGTTCATCGCCTTTGTCACAAAGTTCCTTTATAATCACTTAACCCCTTTATTACATTATGTTACAGTGAGAGAATTCACCAGCATGCAGGAAAATAATGCAGCATTTAGAAGTGATTGAACACAAAGGCCAATCACAGGTGTTCAAGAAATCAAGTATGTCTGGGATTGGCTACTTATCACATTTTAGGTTGAATCTTTTGGTGCTTTACTCAAACACAATTGCACACTGCAGCCTTTACCAAATCTGATTTGCCAATATCCTGAGGGTTCTTTTGCCAGAATGACAAAATTGATGTGTGGCTTAACAGCAATAAAAAAGTGTCAGTTGCATGAGAGTTGGCAGCTAATTATTAAGTTTACCATAACATACCATACATTTTCCTTAAATCATGCTGTCAacccatttatttttaaagtcttGTGACCCAGGGTCTGAAAACTACTCGTCAAGAACAGTGATGGATAGTGTGACACTGTAGTTGAATGTGATAGCAAAAATCCCTCCCTTTTGCATTTCCCTTGTGTCTCTCTTTGAAGAAACCGCCTCTGCTTCTGAGGAAATTAGTCGATCACTGAACACTTAGCAGCCTTTTGTGGTTATCGTTATGCatccttaaaaatgtaaatccttaACTTACCTGCAGGATAAAAATGAAGGCAAGACTCGAGTAAAAATGAAAGATGATATCCCTGAAATTCAGATCTACCTTCTCTATAAGTGCCTAAATACTGGAATACATTAGACCTTCACAAATTTTGCCCAGATTTACAATTTGTTGACTCTTCGAAAtgtcagagccagtctgcagatttgagtttaTAGATTTCGTAGAAAAACCACATGATATATGATGGTCACAGTCTCTTGATTTTTTAGCTTCAGACTAGTTTCAAAATTCCAAATACGTTTGAAGTCTGACTGAGCCAATTTTAGAACATACTGTTTATATTTGTTATGCGTCTCCTAGCAACAAGGTGCAAAGTTTCTCCCAGAGCCTTAGCAACACGTTAAAGTAttctaatattataatttaacaaTTATCATTTATGCttatttatgcaataattcaTTTTTTCATCTTCACTGATGAAGATGAAGCTTCAAGCTTGTAAATGCAAAGTGTTGGGAAATGGGGTCATGAGAAGAACGTTTTCACcatgtttcatttattaaaatgtatgaaaaaataaaatgtttttatttacaaatgcagTGCCTCTTGTTTGTTTCCATTAGGCTTTAGAAAAAGAAAACCACATGGACAGATAACAATCATTTAAACTGCGAAATGAGAGTTAAACAAATATACTTCAGTcagtattaatacattttattaacatatttagaCAATTTCTGTTGTATTCCGCAAACGTTAAACGGATGTGGTAGAGAAGGGGAAGGGTGTGGAAACAGGCAGGAAAAAGGGTTTTGGTGGTTTTCAAACAACTAATATCTAAAATTTCACAATGTAACAGGAAATTTCTAAAAAGTTTCTAAAAGGCTACTTTTACTAAAGTGAAACAACAACCATGCACATATCAAAAATGCacaaatgaaaaattataatgcacaaatACAAATTCTTATaacaattattacaaatattaacatttaatattaatagacCAAAAACCCTGCTGCAAAACTAAAAGGCTATGAATCATTAATGCAACTTAGATGAGGATATAATGCTCTAATCTATGTCTTATGTTTACTGTCTTTTGTGtatgtttatcaaaaaataattaTCCTCATTTGTCACACTGTTAAAATTCTTATAATGATTTCCCACTGAGAGCttgtttaaaaaattgtttttaaaaagggGTTGCACATCAATGGCTAAAAATTAGTCATTTACTTTATCAGAGATGCATATATGATAAAGACCAAGGCTTCACAGCAAACTCACTTTTGCACACACTATGTTTGCATGCAGCCTAGAAACGTGAAAACTCAGACTTCTTGTggtttcctttaaaaaaagaaaactgagtCATACCCGATTATCTCTCATCGTGTTTCGCTCTTATAGAGGCAGATATCTATATGTGAACGATCATGTAAACTGAGTCAGTGTACGCATGAGAGATATAGATTACATGAACACTTATTATGATCTACATAATAGTTGAGCAGACCCACGTTCTTATGTTGTGAGTGGGGCACGAGAGCGGTTGTTTCCGTCTGAGCTGTGACTGTTCGTTGGCCGTATTTTGCGTAGAGCTCcaacatccattttttttttaaacgtctcCGTGGTGAAGTAGTATGCCACAGGGTCCAGCATTGCATTTAGGCAAGCTACCATGAGGCTGTACCTGTAGGCCGTTAACAATGTGCACGAACATTCACTGGCATGAAGTATCAAGAGCATAATATGATATGGCAGAAAACAGAGCAGAAAGATGGTCAAGTTTGTTATTATCATCCTTTTAATCCTTGCGCTGTCTACTAAGTCGCTGGTCTGGACAGCCGTGCTTTTGCTTATAGCCCTTATGAGCCCCCATGAGCTGAGGATCATAATGATTAGTGGGATCCCAAGCCCGATGATAAGAGTGGAAACAAGAGGAGCTGTTTCAGTCGCATAGGAAGGGAAATCATCAAAACATGTGTTATTGTAGGTATTGTTGTCTGATGTTTGTTTTATCTTCTTTATGAAATAGATTGGTAAGCTTGTTGAGATAGTTAGGATCCAGATTCCCAGACACACGCACCATGCTTTCTTCCGCCCCTCACGGACACGAGAAGACAGCGGGAAGCAGACTGCTATGCAACGGTCAAAGCTAATGCATGTGAGGAAAAAGATGCTGCTGTACATGTTACCTAGCATTATGAGACCGCTGAATTCACAGAACTTCTCAGGCCGATCCGTGGGCAACACACTGTGGAAATAGATCCGCACAGGAAGTGTACAAACCAAAAGAATATCAGCAAAGGCCAGGTTAGTCATGTACACGGTGGTGTGCGAACGGGATGTAGAGTTACGGACAAATACCACAAGTGCTGTCAGGTTGAGGATTAGGCCAATTATGAAGACCACTGaatacacaacaacaaaaaccttttCTTGTACTTGATTTGGACATGTCATATTCGGACATTTCGTAGGATATGGCATCGTTGTTCTTAGAATGTATCTTCTTGACTAACCTTCAGTGACCTGAAATAACAGAGAAACAAATGGTTGTGTAATGATTGTTAATGCAACAATACCATGCCTAACAATCTTTGCCCCATAATCTTTTGATGATGGGCTTTTTGCAGATGTTCGGCAGAGAATTGCAAGAATGGTAGCTTGTGTGCATGGGAAATATGAAGGAGTCTGAGAACAAACCTTTCCTCCTACTCGGAGGGTTAAGAAACCAGTCTGGTGTTGAAACATGTATTTTTAAAGGTCAAGTGACATGAACAGTCTCATAAAGGGTACAAAGTTCATCTCAGATCTTGCCATCCTGGCACCCACACATTTGTCATATTTGTTGATAGACTTTGCGCAAGGATTATGTGAGCTAAATAAAGGTGGAGGAAAAAAATACTTCTGTAGCCTATATTCTGAGGTAGTTTTTACTTCATTGGCTTCAACATGTAAATGACGCTTTTACCGTAGAACGGAAAATGAGTTACAAAAACTGTCAAAGCTTTCCAGTTCAGTAGCACTCTTGCTTggtttatttaaatctttttataGCCTGTATATGCTACTtgcaaactaaatgaaaataatatttttataataacatgtattactattatatataaaagTTGTTAAAACTCAGGATTGGCCAAAAACATAACCATTTTAAATGTATCGACAAGCCATATGGCAGAGAAGTCAAATGCATTTAACTTATATTTTAAGATTAGCTCAAATTCATTTCTCATTCAGattcacaggtttttttttttagatcttatGTGAACAAAGAGTGGTAAATGACACAAAACTCAAAGCTGTCAAAGATGccttattaaaaaagaaaacgtgCAAAATGATTATGCGGATGTTGTAATTGCACTCACCGTTTGTGTTCTGTAGAAGAGAGTTTCTTGAGCTGGCACCGATGCCAATGAACCAGAATGACACTTGCGTTGCAGTCTAATTTCTCCTCAACTTCACCTCAGGAAATGCGTTTGTGGTAAGTGCAGAAACAGTCCGCTGCTTGTCATTTCTGGCCTCATTTTAGGTGCCTTTTTATGCTGTTTAAAACACTACTGAATGAACATAAACACATGCAGAACAAGTCCAAAAAACACATTGACTCCTCAGTAATAAGTCAAAGAGATTATCACAAAAGTGTAATAAAACAGCCAAGGCcagtttaaattgttttatgaGTTTTATTTCAGCCACTACTACCAACTACACAAGCTAAATGCTTTCtttaaaagttaaatgctttaaaTATCTGGATACATTTAGATCGAAGTCAAAAAAATCCTCCCACATCAAAGTGGTTGAATGTGCTATTACTCTTGATACACACGCACAGTAGTAAAGTAAACTTAAATCCAGTTAAAGATAATGTTTGgagaacattattttattatattttgcaatGATAACATGAATACATTCATGTTATTATAACATCTGGATATTGCTGGATATTTCACAAcacattataagaaaaaaaagatacaactgtaacatatttacatttgtaCAAAAATGGaccaattgtatttatttatttgtgaccctggaccacaaaaccagtcataatggtaacatttccattgatgtatggtttattaggatcagataCAACTattggaaaatctggaatctgagggtgcaaaaaaaatctaaattactgataaaatcgcctttgaatttgtccaaatgaattcttagcactgcatattactaataaaaaattaggttttgatatatgtaTGGTAgggaatgtacaaaatatcttcatggaacatgatctttacttaatatccttaataaattttggcataaaagaaaaatcgataattttgacgcatacaatgtttttgctattgcgaaaaatataccccagcgacttaaggttatgtggtccagggacacattTAGTTATTTAGGAAATTACCAGTAATGTTGTCCTGCCACATTTTCTCAATCTGTTATTCAATCTGTAAACAATGGTTTAATAGACAACACATGGTATTAGTCAGTGAAGTATGTGTGAAGTACGGTACTTTATTGTTTATCACTGTACACTCCCACGTTTTCAAAAGGTCACAGATTGGTAATGACGACTGATATGTGTCTGGTAATAAATCTTGATCCTGTGTTGATCCAGTCTGTTGTCATTTTGAACTTATGCCACCTAAAGTAACAAAGCATAATTTAGACCCACTATCAGAAAATTGTAGAAGACACCGTGCTGAAACCATAGCAAAACTATTAGCAATAAATGCAGTAAATAAATGATTTGACCTTTAGAAATTGTCATTATTGTACCTCTTTGTGGCTGCATGAACCACAGATGCAGCCAAAGAGGCCGTTGAGCACCTGGATTCCACAGAGCAGCAGTTCTAAACAAGCAGCCACCAGCAGAGCAGAAAACAGGCCAATGTGAAACTCCACAATATTTTCTGGTTCTTTGCAAATGTTCCAAAGGTCAGAGTCTCCCAAATAGCTTGTAGTGCTGCAAAatagtaaatgaaaataataaacaacaagaacaacaacaaaaaacgtgtcacattaaaaaaacagtAGCACTCCACAAACACTGTTAAAATggccacacagagagagagagagagagagagagagagagagagagagagagagaggttaacCAGAGAACAAAGAGTGTGTGCTCACTGTCAGACAGGAGAGATTGAGACAGAGACGCACTTCCTCCTTCACTATCCATAAGAGACCTCTACTTCAACAAATTCACCAATTTAATAAAGGACTTTACAGACATAAGTGAAAGAGAATGAATAAAGTTAATTTTAGCagagggacacacagcagcactgtCTACGAGATACGTATGGAAGTGCCACAGCCTGAGAGACAgcaggtgaatgtgtgtgtgtgtgctcttgtttttgtgacatatcaggacacaactctgtataatgacatgggtatgacacaggtattacaaggagagagtgacttatgagggcataacccatgtccccatttttcaaaaggcttataaatcatacagaatgagtttttttgagaaagtaaaaatgcacaaagttttctgtgagggttagggttaggtgtagggttggtgaagggcgatagaatatacagtttgtacagtctaaaaaccattatgcctatgagatgaacccacttttcacaaaaacaaatgtgtgtgtgtatgtgtgtctaacCACAGTGTGTCTGACCCTAAT
Proteins encoded in this region:
- the her8a gene encoding hairy-related 8a, with translation MTASNIGNGPEKNFNAKEERKLRKPLIEKKRRERINSSLEQLKGIMVDAYNLDQSKLEKADVLEITVQHMENLQRGSGGSISPGTGFESRQRYSSGYIQCMHEVHNLLLSCPGMDKTLGARLLNHLLKSLPHVSTEAGGTSSAVTPSPLPLSPTQSPLNLASLHPRPFHLHTPPIPSPPSSPTHSPRVPPNRERPREQSSPPRSPSPQTPARSALPPFFPGADPSMWRPW
- the LOC127962642 gene encoding lysophosphatidic acid receptor 6 encodes the protein MPYPTKCPNMTCPNQVQEKVFVVVYSVVFIIGLILNLTALVVFVRNSTSRSHTTVYMTNLAFADILLVCTLPVRIYFHSVLPTDRPEKFCEFSGLIMLGNMYSSIFFLTCISFDRCIAVCFPLSSRVREGRKKAWCVCLGIWILTISTSLPIYFIKKIKQTSDNNTYNNTCFDDFPSYATETAPLVSTLIIGLGIPLIIMILSSWGLIRAISKSTAVQTSDLVDSARIKRMIITNLTIFLLCFLPYHIMLLILHASECSCTLLTAYRYSLMVACLNAMLDPVAYYFTTETFKKKMDVGALRKIRPTNSHSSDGNNRSRAPLTT